From the genome of Nomia melanderi isolate GNS246 chromosome 14, iyNomMela1, whole genome shotgun sequence, one region includes:
- the enok gene encoding histone acetyltransferase enoki mushroom isoform X1: MDEPESAETWSAWFLDAIRKIRSQKQRPSVERICHAIRQHHNFHEEEIAEHLEVAVKRGDVLKIFNKGQSSYKDPGGLQSKPLKVGKGSDLSKVLGKAVRELGEREGSTLKTIEKYIRQSHTVEEEAEGDLRTALRLSAKRAVDRGLVIQDGRLFRQPDRPPYLKKLGDNAHAPPPEPPVPKLPAPLPICKECLGATIAANNNNTKRNAAEKLSRCSVCGAALHNSCAPPDLSILVDRGITWSCDDCSPTCAGCQLDQESQNYLVKCAGCVKCYHPTCLDPGLDKKNKAPWRCRHCQTAHTPVSKDDGKKGKAQDAASLDDTPTSARKRISKLRENRKSAVSRKSLTIATPGKKGGAGVAQVDSSSDGNAGVVSPRQPPLISSPLPQPPAPLAGQGRLLEEKNDRISKEKQKFFRLSAFNAEHNKLKRVGGGGDKSKSSQNVSPRLTRGNASQKKPPVPGKRASLASSSSGSSSGSDATDTDSSEGSDSTDDDDDDDDDDDDDDDDEEEEEEEEEDEEGNSSSESSDSSEEEDAREPGRRLVVESPKPRSPFSCDLSEDKPWGFAAAAAAAKLNSESPFFSNINNTFGAPLPKLDVGGTPTFGLHIQPAANSGLDNKKKQKNERAGIASAGFAAGVDNKAKPGAGQLKGLIDGLSHFFSVPTNSRARSGGAAPNYAPDRRKRPNPEPDPSKIGGGTASKLPRGAQTNKRDVSPAVVATGKSKDRKKAAEAREEAPRVPRPGIFTPSDESLFVVGTLNEKLPKMTPSNLVKTAVNSKRHEHERRKLMKDDASLVKCAATDASLSSPSSSPSSLRHEHYPRKRNNINNNNNININNNNNSNTVTETTNNQTTRHPVPAVSKSGLCSDSVKSNPSLKSNPRACTSATTTNTTTTPRATPCSTRKEEPILPQTLPPGVTQKDVDLFKDARDRAARLTVSNGDGEEAVTVSPGNSSSTGGNGSRNPAAIVFGRYEVETWYSSPFPQEYARLPKLFFCEFCLKYTKSRAVLDRHMDKCQWRHPPATEIYRCNGLSVFEIDGNVNKIYCQNLCLLAKLFLDHKTLYYDVEPFLFYAVTKNDKYGCHLVGYFSKEKHCPAQRYNVSCIMTLPQYQRQGFGRFLIEFSYLLSKVEGIPGTPEKPLSDLGRVSYHSFWKSVVLEYLDAHRDSTDIKLGDITKETGVSAHDIATAMQLLGFIKTVHLPGEGNSKVAVVVDWGKVDAHMARVRKSSRIKLDPDCLRWIPLLTQIPNPYQSPEESGDTSSESSPVAEPKQMPAIVEKIQKVKIKKKPRGRRLGQRRSSPLKQKSPQKSTAVHKEISRESRDAKEATKEARSLKESKESKDTKGTKEQERETRTTSATPESTKESMEVETKNVPTTPRNSRSVTTAKNAANNATSPTKATPLSTMSRRRIRTPKTPMVVESVATTVTPLRKRKHSEKTEAEEKEEKSEVSSRKRTRESLREKEKEKEKEKEKEKEKEKEHREKEKPKEKEKTKDKDSPRDKDNAAEPEKTSPKTATSVSSSSAVQKPAKKQCKVDDILLKVTSRQTKYLQAKQAKEKKIAEEAQCNGKDETKETKTSPPMSRRGRAKAEKEALKMPQLKPETPADDRPESPVIPPPALSPSAGSEKPDSPRQKESPVPELSVSISKEDSAETSKNESVEESATIVPPEAETASASPGEYEGGDEDEGEEEVPAPRPKSVQQCSSNPETDSSEQPEKTVDTTTTVPEKEPEETEKCLPQKVELETRDVDQESEAPKECDKDSETEKAISRSPETSKLVPEVPSPKGEETEKFVAITQDIDSPKEETISERIMLKETKEESTRPKIETSPATPTDKKESSVVSNIASPETEPLTPQEKPLPIMEQQETMHLHQTQPEEMKQNSPESGKTTPHLENPGSVKRTPPSQPDLPSMGVYTPDSTTNSVHSLHYGQCDLDVSQLGLESPTSISSDLASQNSVERPPSALPSMPASVTVPISVSMQIAPPATSVAVNISPQVQYADCSMPQHTPPAHVSIHPMHQPHTPQPLQQPRTPQSHTPQSIPTQSPQPLPQSHTPQPLPQSHTPQPLPQSHTPQSIPTQSPQPLPQSHTPQPMQLSLAQQTQSQSMTHTQQSQQSQPSQPQQQSTHQQQQQQQQQQQQQQQQQQQQSQTQSHSNKRASGSQTTHRSRSAQQSSRSHRTTPPTPHTQASSQHATSHASSHTSSHTSHTTVAHTSHVPPQYQQSSSMSVPPVPHPHSHTHAAHSHNMAVISQGNYMAVASQTFPTQNTYVIQHGSRRSGAPTPCTTATNFYIQTSAMPPHSHTPAPSLSASGNHQTTNSCSLAKLQQLTNGLEMIPPTPSPAMNLTPPPPIPHTMTPPQTSRQLPTPPQVPLGYAKNYYNVNTVPPPGTPGPPSRSTSRSSANAANMASLTQPYPSESLYRQTLDPGSTCPQMQSAASRVSPNVALNTNLMAQYGYRVAQPATGYMNQAAQLGGFMNQASQLPVGVVNVPAPYPQDPHQQNPTAVYTTYHGYINGGLMQPLNSSMRPR, from the exons ATGGACGAACCGGAGTCCGCGGAGACGTGGTCGGCCTGGTTCCTGGACGCGATCCGGAAGATCCGCAGCCAGAAACAGAGGCCGAGCGTCGAACGGATATGCCACGCGATCCGACAGCACCACAACTTCCACGAGGAGGAGATCGCGGAGCACCTGGAGGTCGCCGTGAAGCGCGGCGACGTCCTCAAGATCTTCAACAAGGGCCAATCCTCGTATAAGGACCCCGGCGGGCTGCAGTCCAAGCCGCTCAAGGTTGGGAAAGGCTCCGACCTCAGCAAGGTGCTCGGCAAGGCCGTCCGCGAGCTGGGCGAGAGAGAAGGCTCGACCCTCAAGACCATCGAGAAGTACATCCGGCAAAGCCACACGGTCGAGGAAGAGGCCGAGGGTGACCTCAGGACCGCACTACGGTTGTCCGCGAAGAGGGCTGTCGATCGGGGCCTCGTCATTCAGGATGGCAGACTCTTCCGGCAACCGGATAGGCCGCCTTATCTCAAAAAGCTCGGGGACAATGCTCATGCACCGCCGCCGGAGCCACCGGTCCCCAAG TTGCCGGCGCCTCTGCCGATATGCAAGGAGTGTCTCGGTGCAACGATAGCCGCGAACAACAACAACACGAAGCGGAACGCCGCGGAAAAGCTGAGCAGGTGTAGCGTGTGCGGCGCGGCGCTGCACAACTCGTGCGCGCCGCCGGACCTCTCGATCCTCGTGGACAGGGGGATCACGTGGTCTTGCGACGACTGCTCACCGACCTGCGCCGGCTGCCAGCTGGACCAGGAGTCGCAGAACTACCTGGTGAAATGCGCCGGCTGCGTAAAATGTTACCATCCCACCTGCCTGGACCCGGGCCTCGACAAGAAGAACAAGGCACCCTGGAGGTGTCGGCACTGTCAGACGGCGCACACGCCGGTCTCGAAGGACGACGGGAAGAAGGGCAAGGCGCAAGACGCGGCCTCCCTAGACGACACACCGACCAGCGCGAGGAAGAGAATCAGCAAGTTACGAGAGAATAGAAA ATCGGCGGTGTCCAGAAAGAGCTTGACGATCGCGACTCCGGGCAAGAAAGGCGGTGCTGGAGTGGCACAGGTGGACAGCAGCTCGGACGGTAATGCGGGTGTTGTCTCCCCTCGTCAACCACCTTTAATTTCCTCTCCTCTACCACAACCCCCCGCCCCACTCGCAGGCCAGGGTAGGCTACTCGAAGAAAAGAACGACCGGATCTCGAAGGAGAAGCAAAAGTTCTTTAGGCTGAGCGCATTTAACGCGGAGCACAATAAGCTGAAGCGGGTGGGGGGCGGCGGTGATAAGTCTAAGTCCTCGCAGAACGTTAGTCCTAGGTTGACTCGGGGTAACGCGAGCCAGAAGAAGCCCCCGGTACCCGGCAAAAGGGCCTCGTTAGCGTctagcagcagcggcagcagcagcggcagtgACGCGACCGACACCGATTCCTCGGAGGGCAGCGACTCcaccgacgacgacgatgacgacgatgacgacgatgacgacgatgacgacgacgaggaggaggaggaggaagaagaggaggacgaAGAGGGTAACAGCTCGAGCGAATCGAGCGACTCCTCGGAGGAGGAGGACGCGAGAGAGCCTGGCCGCCGGCTGGTGGTCGAGTCCCCGAAACCGAGGAGTCCGTTCTCTTGCGACCTCAGCGAAGACAAGCCCTGGGGcttcgccgcggccgcggctgcCGCCAAGCTTAACTCGGAGTCGCCGTTTTTCAGTAACATCAACAACACCTTCGGCGCCCCGTTGCCCAAGCTGGACGTGGGCGGCACGCCGACCTTTGGCCTGCACATACAACCGGCCGCGAACTCCGGCCTCGACAACAAGAAAAAACAGAAGAACGAACGCGCTGGTATCGCGTCCGCCGGGTTCGCCGCCGGCGTCGACAACAAAGCGAAGCCTGGCGCTGGCCAGCTGAAAGGCCTGATCGACGGTTTGAGCCACTTCTTTTCAGTGCCCACGAACAGTAGGGCAAGGTCCGGCGGGGCTGCGCCCAATTACGCGCCGGACAGGAGAAAACGGCCTAACCCGGAACCAGACCCGAGCAAAATCGGCGGCGGTACCGCGAGCAAGCTTCCCAGAGGAGCGCAAACTAACAAAAGAGACGTCTCGCCCGCGGTAGTCGCCACCGGGAAGTCGAAGGACAGAAAGAAGGCGGCAGAGGCGAGAGAGGAAGCACCGAGAGTGCCAAGGCCAGGGATTTTCACGCCCTCTGACGAGAGCCTGTTCGTGGTGGGCACGCTGAACGAGAAGCTGCCGAAGATGACGCCGTCGAATCTCGTGAAAACCGCGGTGAACAGTAAGAGGCACGAACACGAGAGGAGGAAGCTGATGAAAGACGACGCGTCGCTAGTGAAGTGCGCTGCGACGGACGCGTCGCTGTCCTCGCCGTCGTCCTCGCCGTCCTCCCTCAGGCACGAGCACTACCCGCGAAAGCGAAACAACatcaacaataacaacaacatcaacatcaacaacaataataacagcAACACGGTCACGGAGACGACCAACAATCAGACGACACGCCACCCTGTGCCCGCTGTTTCGAAGTCCGGCCTGTGTTCCGATTCCGTGAAATCAAATCCTAGCCTAAAGTCCAATCCACGAGCCTGTACTAGCGCCACCACCACCAACACCACCACGACACCCCGCGCGACACCCTGCTCCACCAGGAAGG AGGAGCCGATTCTGCCGCAAACCTTGCCACCCGGCGTTACGCAAAAGGACGTCGATCTATTCAAAGACGCCCGAGACAGGGCGGCTCGACTGACCGTTTCGAACGGTGACGGCGAGGAGGCCGTGACCGTCAGTCCCGGGAATAGTAGTTCCACGGGCGGCAACGGATCACGGAACCCCGCCGCCATCGTTTTCGGCCGGTACGAAGTAGAGACGTGGTACTCCAGCCCGTTCCCCCAGGAGTACGCGAGATTACCGAAGCTGTTCTTCTGTGAGTTTTGCCTAAAGTACACGAAGAGTCGAGCGGTACTCGACAGACACATGGACAAGTGTCAGTGGAGGCATCCACCAGCCACCGAAATCTATAGGTGTAACGGACTGTCCGTTTTCGAG ATTGACGGTAACGTGAACAAGATTTACTGTCAGAACCTGTGTCTATTAGCAAAATTGTTCTTGGATCACAAGACGCTGTACTACGACGTGGAGCCGTTCCTGTTTTACGCGGTGACGAAAAACGACAAGTACGGCTGCCACCTGGTCGGCTACTTCAGCAAGGAGAAACATTGCCCCGCTCAGAGATACAACGTATCCTGCATCATGACTCTACCGCAGTATCAGAGGCAGGGCTTCGGTAGGTTTCTCATCGAGTTCAGTTACCTGTTGTCCAAGGTCGAGGGCATCCCCGGCACCCCGGAGAAGCCTCTATCGGATCTTGGTCGCGTCTCGTATCACTCGTTTTGGAAGAGCGTCGTCCTCGAGTACCTCGACGCTCACAGAGACTCAACGGACATCAAGCTGGGCGACATCACAAAAGAGACAGGCGTGTCGGCTCACGATATCGCAACCGCCATGCAGTTGTTGGGATTCATCAAGACGGTCCATTTGCCCGGCGAAGGGAACTCGAAGGTGGCTGTGGTAGTCGATTGGGGCAAAGTGGACGCTCACATGGCGAGAGTGCGCAAGAGTTCCCGCATCAAGTTGGACCCGGACTGTCTCAGATGGATCCCGTTGCTCACGCAGATACCGAATCCCTACCAAAGCCCGGAGGAGAGCGGTGACACCAGTTCCGAGTCCTCTCCCGTGGCGGAGCCTAAACAGATGCCCGCGATTGTCGAGAAGATTCAGAAAGTGAAAATCAAGAAGAAGCCTAGGGGCAGAAGACTAGGTCAAAGAAGGTCATCACCGTTAAAGCAGAAGAGCCCGCAGAAGTCTACCGCCGTGCACAAGGAGATCTCTAGAGAGTCCAGGGATGCGAAAGAAGCGACGAAGGAAGCGAGATCGTTGAAAGAATCGAAGGAGTCGAAGGATACGAAGGGGACGAAGGAACAGGAAAGGGAGACTCGTACCACTTCCGCGACGCCTGAGTCGACGAAGGAATCGATGGAAGTCGAGACGAAGAATGTCCCGACGACGCCAAGGAATTCCAGGTCAGTGACGACCGCAAAAAACGCCGCGAACAACGCGACAAGCCCAACGAAAGCGACGCCGCTGTCGACCATGTCGAGGCGAAGGATCAGGACACCGAAGACTCCTATGGTGGTCGAATCCGTCGCGACGACAGTGACACCTCTCCGCAAACGAAAACATTCCGAAAAGACTGAAGccgaggagaaggaggagaagtCGGAGGTTAGCTCGAGGAAGAGGACTCGAGAGTCTTTgagggagaaggagaaagagaaagagaaagaaaaggagaaggaaaaagagaaggagaaggaacaccgggagaaagagaagcccaaggagaaggagaagacgAAGGACAAAGATTCACCGAGGGACAAGGACAACGCCGCGGAGCCGGAGAAGACGTCGCCCAAAACGGCGACGTCCGTTTCTTCGTCCTCGGCGGTGCAGAAACCGGCGAAGAAGCAGTGCAAGGTGGACGACATCCTGCTGAAGGTGACGAGTAGACAGACCAAGTACTTGCAGGCGAAACAGGCCAAGGAAAAGAAGATCGCCGAGGAGGCACAGTGCAACGGCAAAGACGAAACCAAGGAGACGAAGACGTCCCCGCCGATGTCGAGGCGGGGACGAGCGAAAGCCGAGAAAGAAGCGTTGAAGATGCCTCAGTTGAAACCAGAAACACCTGCCGACGACAGACCAGAGAGTCCTGTGATACCTCCACCTGCGTTATCCCCGTCGGCTGGCTCCGAGAAACCCGACTCTCCACGGCAGAAGGAATCACCCGTTCCGGAGCTGTCTGTCTCCATCTCCAAGGAGGATAGTGCCGAAACGAGCAAGAATGAAAGCGTGGAAGAGAGCGCGACGATCGTGCCACCGGAAGCGGAGACGGCGTCCGCGAGTCCCGGCGAATACGAAGGAGGCGACGAAGACGAAGGGGAGGAAGAAGTACCTGCGCCACGGCCAAAATCCGTGCAACAGTGTTCGAGCAACCCGGAGACTGATTCGAGCGAGCAACCAGAGAAAACGGTAGATACGACGACGACGGTTCCGGAGAAGGAGCCGGAGGAGACGGAGAAGTGCTTGCCGCAAAAGGTCGAGTTGGAAACACGGGACGTGGATCAGGAGAGCGAAGCTCCGAAAGAATGTGATAAAGACTCGGAGACCGAGAAAGCGATTTCTCGTAGCCCGGAAACGTCGAAATTGGTACCTGAAGTTCCCTCGCCCAAAGGGGAGGAAACCGAAAAGTTCGTAGCTATTACTCAGGATATTGATAGCCCTAAGGAAGAGACGATTTCCGAGAGGATAATGCTTAAGGAGACGAAAGAAGAGTCGACACGGCCAAAGATCGAAACATCTCCGGCAACGCCTACGGATAAGAAGGAGTCGAGCGTCGTTTCGAATATCGCCTCGCCGGAAACTGAACCGCTAACACCGCAGGAGAAGCCGTTGCCGATCATGGAGCAACAAGAAACCATGCATCTTCATCAAACGCAGCCGGAGGAGATGAAGCAGAACTCTCCTGAGAGCGGGAAGACAACGCCGCACTTGGAGAATCCTGGTTCGGTGAAGCGGACGCCACCTTCGCAGCCGGACCTACCTTCGATGGGAGTTTACACGCCCGACTCGACCACGAATTCGGTCCACTCGTTGCACTATGGTCAGTGCGACCTGGACGTCAGTCAGCTGGGATTGGAGTCTCCAACCTCGATATCCAGCGATCTGGCGTCCCAGAACAGCGTCGAGAGGCCGCCCAGCGCTCTGCCGTCGATGCCGGCCTCGGTCACCGTTCCCATCTCCGTGTCCATGCAGATTGCACCACCGGCCACGTCCGTGGCCGTGAATATATCGCCCCAGGTCCAATACGCCGACTGCTCGATGCCTCAACACACGCCACCGGCACACGTCAGCATTCACCCGATGCATCAGCCTCATACACCGCAGCCTCTCCAACAGCCGAGGACTCCGCAGTCGCACACTCCGCAGAGTATACCCACGCAGAGTCCACAGCCGCTTCCTCAGAGCCACACGCCGCAACCGTTACCGCAGTCCCATACGCCACAGCCCTTGCCTCAGTCTCACACGCCTCAAAGCATTCCCACGCAGAGTCCGCAGCCTTTGCCGCAATCTCACACGCCCCAACCGATGCAGTTGTCATTGGCTCAGCAAACGCAGAGCCAGAGTATGACGCATACCCAACAGTCTCAGCAGTCTCAGCCGTCTCAACCGCAGCAACAGTCAACAcatcaacagcaacagcagcaacaacagcaacaacagcagcaacagcagcagcaacaacaacagtcGCAGACGCAGTCCCACAGCAATAAGAGGGCCAGTGGTTCGCAGACGACTCACAGGTCGAGGTCGGCGCAACAGAGCAGCAGGTCTCATCGAACCACACCTCCGACGCCACACACTCAAGCCTCTTCTCAACACGCGACGTCTCATGCGAGCTCGCACACGAGCTCTCACACCAGCCATACGACAGTGGCGCACACGAGCCACGTACCGCCTCAGTATCAGCAGTCTTCATCGATGAGCGTACCACCGGTACCCCATCCGCACTCTCACACGCACGCCGCTCACTCGCACAACATGGCCGTGATCTCGCAAGGAAACTACATGGCTGTCGCCTCGCAGACCTTCCCCACGCAGAACACTTACGTGATCCAGCACGGAAGCCGCAGATCCGGCGCGCCGACGCCTTGCACCACGGCAACGAACTTCTATATACAGACCAGCGCGATGCCCCCGCATTCACACACACCCGCGCCGTCTTTGTCGGCCTCTGGGAACCATCAGACAACCAACTCGTGTAGCCTAGCGAAGTTGCAACAGCTGACGAACGGTTTGGAGATGATACCACCTACACCGTCGCCAGCCATGAACCTGACGCCACCGCCCCCGATCCCGCACACGATGACACCGCCTCAGACATCGAGGCAACTCCCAACCCCTCCTCAGGTGCCCCTCGGGTACGCGAAGAACTACTATAATGTGAACACGGTGCCACCACCCGGCACGCCCGGCCCCCCGAGCAGATCGACCTCGAGGTCCTCCGCAAACGCCGCCAACATGGCGTCTTTGACTCAACCGTATCCCAGCGAGAGCCTGTACAGACAAACTCTCGACCCGGGAAGTACCTGTCCTCAAATGCAGAGCGCCGCTAGCCGGGTCAGCCCGAACGTAGCGCTCAACACGAATCTCATGGCCCAGTATGGTTATAGGGTGGCTCAGCCAGCCACCGGTTACATGAACCAAGCGGCTCAACTCGGCGGCTTCATGAATCAAGCTAGCCAGCTACCGGTTGGCGTGGTGAACGTACCCGCGCCGTATCCCCAGGACCCGCATCAGCAGAATCCGACTGCAGTGTACACCACGTACCACGGGTACATCAACGGTGGCCTGATGCAGCCTTTGAACAGCTCCATGAGGCCACGCTAG